One segment of Candidatus Bathyarchaeota archaeon DNA contains the following:
- a CDS encoding HEPN domain-containing protein, whose amino-acid sequence MARGYLEDAAYSLREAYEALAEERHHRAVRRAQESVELSLKAALRLLGVEHPREHDVSGVLSEVAQYKELPGWFRSELDVVNTISKELAEARGPAFYGDEGAFIPPMQLYTREDARKAVDGAEKVYNLCNKLFKWWREKIRG is encoded by the coding sequence ATGGCGCGGGGATACCTTGAGGATGCAGCCTACTCCCTCAGGGAGGCATATGAGGCCCTCGCGGAGGAGAGGCATCACAGGGCTGTAAGGAGGGCTCAGGAGAGCGTTGAACTCAGCCTCAAGGCTGCGCTCAGGCTACTCGGCGTGGAGCACCCGCGCGAACACGATGTCAGCGGCGTTTTAAGCGAGGTTGCCCAGTACAAGGAGTTGCCGGGATGGTTCAGATCCGAGCTCGACGTCGTAAACACGATCAGCAAGGAATTGGCTGAGGCGAGGGGCCCGGCATTCTACGGGGACGAAGGGGCGTTCATTCCGCCGATGCAGCTCTATACGAGGGAAGATGCCAGAAAAGCGGTGGACGGTGCGGAGAAGGTATACAATTTATGCAATAAATTGTTTAAATGGTGGAGGGAGAAAATCAGGGGGTAG
- a CDS encoding antitoxin VapB family protein — MVKTITIRDDVYEELARLKGDGESFSEVITRVLKGKKIDLMNFYGIFNDKDLWLSIEREIMEERKKAVIR; from the coding sequence ATGGTGAAAACGATAACCATCAGGGATGACGTCTACGAGGAATTAGCTAGGCTTAAAGGAGATGGGGAGAGCTTTAGCGAAGTCATAACGAGGGTTCTAAAAGGTAAGAAAATAGATCTCATGAATTTTTATGGGATATTTAATGATAAAGATTTATGGTTAAGTATTGAAAGGGAAATAATGGAAGAAAGAAAAAAGGCTGTAATAAGATGA
- a CDS encoding type II toxin-antitoxin system VapC family toxin has translation MKLLDTSVIISILRGDEEIKDLVERLNEGRLCTTTITQFELFSRIYHKGLIKEGIIIKRFIKSLALLIFDEDSSDKAAQIMGSLLKAEKTVNVIDILIAGIALANGVEDIITKDGDFKVIEEVYGYPKVTLLR, from the coding sequence ATGAAACTACTAGATACCTCGGTTATAATAAGCATACTTAGGGGAGACGAGGAAATCAAGGATCTCGTTGAAAGACTTAATGAGGGGAGACTTTGCACAACCACTATAACTCAATTTGAGCTTTTTTCAAGGATATACCATAAAGGATTGATTAAGGAAGGAATAATAATTAAAAGGTTTATTAAAAGTTTAGCTCTTTTAATATTTGATGAAGACTCATCAGATAAAGCGGCTCAAATCATGGGCAGCCTTTTAAAGGCCGAGAAGACGGTTAATGTAATCGACATTTTAATAGCTGGCATCGCTCTAGCAAACGGCGTCGAAGATATAATAACTAAAGACGGGGATTTCAAAGTTATAGAGGAAGTCTACGGCTATCCAAAAGTGACACTACTTAGGTAA